A window from Plasmodium cynomolgi strain B DNA, chromosome 7, whole genome shotgun sequence encodes these proteins:
- a CDS encoding hypothetical protein (putative) — MEFNNRLTLFILFICSALIAAYSCGDANQNSSTKVPLDPRILELSTKVEKEKKLHNLIFLSIFSGTMITIMFSMLGFILHDYVRDVKWKEQHIKK, encoded by the coding sequence ATGGAATTCAACAACAGATtaaccctttttattttatttatatgctCCGCCTTAATTGCGGCATACAGCTGCGGGGATGCGAATCAGAATTCATCGACCAAGGTTCCCCTAGATCCAAGGATTTTAGAATTGAGTACAAaggtggagaaggaaaagaaattacataatttaatattcttatcaattttttctggGACGATGATAACAATTATGTTTTCAATGTTGGGATTCATTCTCCATGATTACGTTAGAGATGTCAAATGGAAAGAgcaacatataaaaaag
- a CDS encoding small GTPase Rab7 (putative): protein MSNKKRTILKVIILGDSGVGKTSLMNQYVNKKFTNQYKATIGADFLTKETIVDNEHLTMQIWDTAGQERFQSLGVAFYRGADCCVLVFDLTNYKTYESLESWKDEFLIQASPKDPDNFPFVIIGNKVDETNKRKVQSLKVLQWCKSNNNIPYFETSAKNAINVDQAFDEIARKAMKQEHQEEQM, encoded by the exons atgtcaaataaaaaaagaaccattttaaaagttATCATTCTTGGGGATAGTGG tgtTGGAAAGACATCATTAATGAATcaatatgtaaataaaaaatttacgaatcAGTACAAGGCGACAA TTGGAGCCGACTTTTTAACGAAAGAAACCATAGTTGACAATGAACACCTAACAATGCAA ATATGGGACACGGCAGGCCAAGAGCGCTTTCAAAGCCTGGGGGTAGCTTTTTACAGAGGGGCCGATTGCTGTGTGTTAGTTTTTGACTTAACGAATTACAAAACATATGAATCGTTGGAGTCGTGGAAGGACGAATTTCTTATTCAG GCCAGCCCAAAGGATCCAGACAATTTCCCCTTCGTCATCATTGGAAATAAAGTTGACGAGACGAATAAGAGAAAG GTTCAATCGCTTAAAGTCCTGCAGTGGTGCAAATCGAATAACAACATTCCCTATTTTGAGACGAGCGCAAAAAACGCAATTAATGTGGATCAGGCGTTTGACGAAATTGCGAGAAAGGCCATGAAACAGGAACACCAGGAGGAACAAATGTAA
- a CDS encoding hypothetical protein (putative), whose translation PKRNLSVFGYNRGKLFVSIKKDFTSFVVNSLIIFVFLYSVYTLAPNETVSQRRKRIITERLMKEYDISASDLEMIEQLDEVAEE comes from the coding sequence ccaaaaagaaatttaagcGTTTTTGGATATAACAGAGGAAAACTCTTCGTGAGCATCAAGAAAGACTTTACCAGTTTTGTTGTTAATTCGTTAATCATCTTCGTCTTCCTTTACTCCGTTTACACATTAGCACCCAATGAAACTGTCtcgcaaagaagaaaaagaattatcaCAGAGAGATTGATGAAAGAGTATGATATTTCTGCGAGTGATCTTGAAATGATTGAGCAACTGGACGAAGTAGCAGAAGagtaa
- a CDS encoding RER1 protein (putative), producing PNELNTNLINTQQKKKKRDETEPTLPDLCKKIINTHNYYIDKTTLYVKTRWFGLLGLFSLYVLRVYYVTGFYVVSYALSIFLLNLFLRFLTPHNIEEIYEQYENENNGLLLPMKQTTERKNENNPDDKKEFRPFLRKLNEFKFWLYASRAILISIFCTFFPFLDIPVFWPLLLFYFICLFFATMKQQIKNMIKFKYLPFNTGKAAF from the coding sequence CCAAACGAGTTAAACACTAATTTAATAAAcacacaacaaaaaaaaaaaaaaagggacgaaACAGAGCCGACGCTGCCAgatttgtgtaaaaaaataatcaacaCGCATAATTACTATATTGATAAGACAACGCTATATGTAAAAACAAGATGGTTTGGGTTATTGGGGTTATTTAGTTTATACGTTCTTAGGGTATATTACGTGACGGGGTTTTACGTAGTGTCATATGCgctatccatttttttactaaacttgtttttgcgttttttaaCCCCGCACAATatagaagaaatatatgagcagtatgaaaatgaaaataacgGTTTATTACTCCCCATGAAACAAACGActgaacgaaaaaatgagaacaaTCCTGATGATAAGAAAGAGTTTAGGCCATTCTTAAGAAAACTGAACGAATTCAAATTCTGGCTGTATGCCAGTAGGGCTATTTTGAtatcaatattttgtaccttttttccatttctggACATACCAGTATTTTGGCCCCTATtacttttttacttcatatgtttattttttgcaactaTGAAGCagcagataaaaaatatgatcaagTTTAAGTATTTGCCGTTTAACACAGGTAAAGctgctttt